Sequence from the Neorhizobium sp. NCHU2750 genome:
CCGTCTTCGTTTCAGCTTCGATTGCGCGTCTGCTGCGCTCATCGCTTCTCGACATCATGCGCGAGGATTACGTCCGCACAGCCCGCGCCAAGGGTCTGATGCCGCGCACGGTGTTCTTCTGGCATATCGCCCGCAATGCCCTGATCCCGGTCGTCACGATGATCGGCATCATCGCAGGTGAGCTGCTTGGAGGGTCTGTCGTCATCGAGACCGTCTTTGCCTGGCCGGGTGTCGGTCGTGTCATCGTGCAGGCGATCCAGGCGCAGGATTTTCCGGTCATTCAGGCGGGTGTCGCCGTCGTTGCCTCCATCTTCGTTGTCGTCAACCTGCTGGTCGATCTGCTTTACGGCGTGCTCGATCCCCGTATCCGTCGAGGTTGAGGCGCGGTCATGAAAGCTTTCTTCTCTGCTCTCCTTAAAAGCCGTGCCGGTCTCTTCGGCTTCTTGCTGGTCCTGGTCTTCATCGCCGGTGCGGCCCTCGCACCCTATCTCGGGCTTCCTTCGCCGACGCGATCGAGCCTGACCGCGCGCATGGTGGCGCCGACCTGGACGGGTCTTCTGTCACCCGGTGCCCATCCGCTCGGAACGGACGAACTCGGTCGCGATGTCCTGTCGCGGATCCTTTTCGGCAGCCGGACGACGCTGCTGATCGCGGCCGGCGCCGTGATACTCGGCGGCGCGGTCGGGACGCTGCTCGGCATCGTTGCCGGCTACTATCGCGGCATCGTCGACCGGATATTGATGCGCATCGTCGATATCCAGCTCGCACTGCCGCTGATGCTGCTTGCATTGCTGGTCGTTGCCGCCGTCGGTGCATCGGGCCAGAATCTCGTCGTCGTCCTGGCCCTGACCAGCTGGCTGCGCTACGCGCGCATCATCCGCGGTCAGGTGCTGACGCTGCGCGAGCGCGAGTTCATCCTCTCGGCCCATGCGATCGGCGCCGGCACATGGCGGATCATGATCAAGCATCTCCTGCCCAATGTCATGACCCCGGTTCTGGTCATCGCTACCTTGGAGCTTGCACGCATCATCATCATGGATGCCGCACTTTCCTTCCTCGGTCTCGGGGTGCAGCCGCCAAGCCCGAGCTGGGGCCGGATGCTGGCGGACGGTCGTGTCTATATCACGACCGCCTGGTGGATCGTCACCTTCCCCGGCCTCGCCATTCTGCTGACGGTGCTGAGCGTCAACCTGCTCGGCGACTGGCTCCGCGATTATTTTG
This genomic interval carries:
- a CDS encoding ABC transporter permease, with translation MKAFFSALLKSRAGLFGFLLVLVFIAGAALAPYLGLPSPTRSSLTARMVAPTWTGLLSPGAHPLGTDELGRDVLSRILFGSRTTLLIAAGAVILGGAVGTLLGIVAGYYRGIVDRILMRIVDIQLALPLMLLALLVVAAVGASGQNLVVVLALTSWLRYARIIRGQVLTLREREFILSAHAIGAGTWRIMIKHLLPNVMTPVLVIATLELARIIIMDAALSFLGLGVQPPSPSWGRMLADGRVYITTAWWIVTFPGLAILLTVLSVNLLGDWLRDYFDPKLRTAR